A portion of the Simkania negevensis Z genome contains these proteins:
- a CDS encoding DUF547 domain-containing protein, with protein sequence MRSIFLIVVLLLCVNSSYASDLFQEWLNLYQPLLEKYVVKGKKRGIYTTLVDYNGLRSNSDFRKVIYDLARLPSFETLPDKNDQLAMWINAYNVLCMKVIVENPNLESIKDLDSAFSSIWKMKIGVVSGKKYSLDEIEHDTIRAKFSEPRVHFAINCASLSCPDLANYAYRGEHLDEQLAYQTQMFLINKTKGMNIVESSEKIFLSKIFKWYSGDFSPSVKEWLESNKYITQQELSYKTGYLQYNWALNNAN encoded by the coding sequence ATGAGATCGATCTTTTTAATTGTAGTACTTCTACTTTGTGTTAACTCAAGTTATGCATCGGATTTGTTTCAGGAGTGGTTAAATCTCTATCAACCTCTCTTAGAAAAATATGTTGTAAAAGGAAAAAAACGAGGCATCTACACGACCCTTGTAGACTATAATGGTTTACGCAGCAACTCAGACTTTCGTAAAGTGATTTACGATTTGGCTCGGCTTCCTTCTTTTGAGACACTTCCTGATAAAAATGACCAATTAGCTATGTGGATTAATGCTTATAACGTACTTTGCATGAAAGTCATTGTTGAAAATCCCAATCTCGAGTCGATTAAAGATTTGGACTCTGCATTTAGCAGCATTTGGAAGATGAAAATAGGAGTTGTCTCTGGGAAAAAATATTCACTCGATGAGATTGAGCATGATACAATCCGGGCGAAATTTAGTGAGCCACGCGTTCACTTTGCTATCAATTGCGCTTCTCTTTCATGCCCAGATTTAGCAAACTATGCTTACCGTGGTGAGCATTTAGATGAGCAACTCGCTTATCAAACCCAAATGTTTTTAATTAACAAGACGAAAGGGATGAACATAGTTGAAAGCAGTGAAAAAATCTTTTTATCTAAAATTTTTAAATGGTATAGTGGTGACTTTTCACCATCTGTAAAAGAATGGTTGGAAAGTAACAAGTATATAACACAACAGGAACTTAGCTATAAGACGGGTTATCTGCAATACAATTGGGCCCTTAATAACGCTAACTAA
- a CDS encoding HEAT repeat domain-containing protein has protein sequence MEAPHTPVIDAIDMEILMHRDAHFGGNFEVMIEYYEQNGVGVMPDFEVQQIKQLQNLEYELQQDLSDLYLPDPAKKIVEDSKKLYQSLRDVYSGDGQDLMPVLISDLILSEEMTPQAEIEALVDQKEAAVPALIHLLSSPSFYEPIFPGYGRAPIFAAKCLGRIQDERAIPPLFEAIGQENFFTDEEIIYALRAFGNQGKAFLINRLKSQPLSKDNEHAAIALSAFPEDEDIAKCALEVLQYDEILKRPTLATYLIFACHNLTDVNDQQAFIHVSKKEGLPKILLEEMQIIIRNWKKTT, from the coding sequence ATGGAAGCACCTCATACCCCTGTGATCGATGCAATTGATATGGAAATTCTTATGCATCGCGATGCCCATTTTGGTGGCAACTTCGAAGTCATGATCGAATACTACGAACAAAATGGCGTGGGAGTCATGCCCGATTTTGAAGTACAACAAATCAAACAGCTGCAAAACCTCGAGTACGAATTGCAACAAGACCTTTCAGATCTCTACCTCCCCGATCCAGCGAAAAAAATTGTCGAAGATAGCAAAAAACTCTATCAATCCCTCCGGGATGTCTATTCAGGAGATGGCCAAGATCTCATGCCTGTTCTCATTAGCGATTTAATTCTTTCAGAAGAGATGACACCGCAAGCTGAAATTGAAGCTCTTGTTGATCAAAAAGAAGCAGCAGTTCCTGCCCTCATTCACCTTCTTTCCTCCCCTTCCTTTTATGAACCCATCTTTCCCGGTTATGGAAGAGCCCCCATTTTTGCAGCTAAATGTCTGGGCCGCATTCAAGACGAACGTGCTATCCCTCCTCTTTTTGAAGCAATTGGGCAAGAAAACTTCTTCACAGATGAAGAAATCATCTACGCCTTGCGCGCTTTTGGGAATCAAGGCAAGGCCTTTTTGATCAACCGATTAAAATCACAACCTTTGTCCAAAGATAATGAGCATGCAGCTATTGCGCTTAGTGCCTTTCCAGAAGATGAAGACATTGCCAAATGTGCCCTCGAAGTTTTGCAATATGATGAAATCTTAAAACGCCCAACTTTAGCTACTTACTTGATTTTTGCTTGTCACAATTTGACTGATGTCAATGACCAACAAGCCTTTATCCACGTCTCTAAAAAAGAAGGGCTCCCCAAAATCCTGCTTGAAGAAATGCAAATCATCATCAGGAACTGGAAAAAAACAACTTAG
- a CDS encoding metallophosphoesterase yields the protein MLIWVLSDLHLAISVPEKTMEVFGLPWKDYMQRIERNWKDAVGPDDLVLIPGDICWAHKMEEAMSDLKWIDALPGTKVILKGNHDYWWPSSKRLKEMLPPSIHYVYNNVLNWNGVSIGGTRLWDSNEYSFDEIIEQIENPLEKKKTKEEIAEEKLQAVKIFDRELDRLRLSLSQLDQNAKLRIAMTHYPPISHDLKDSRTSKILETYNVNYCVFGHLHNVKKNAPIFGEKNQILYVFASADYLGFDPLMLATV from the coding sequence ATGCTGATTTGGGTTTTATCAGACTTACATCTTGCCATTTCCGTGCCAGAAAAAACCATGGAGGTTTTTGGGTTGCCTTGGAAAGACTACATGCAGCGCATTGAGCGAAACTGGAAAGATGCTGTTGGGCCTGATGATTTAGTTCTCATCCCAGGAGATATCTGTTGGGCTCATAAGATGGAAGAAGCAATGAGCGATCTAAAGTGGATCGATGCATTGCCTGGAACCAAAGTCATTCTTAAGGGAAACCATGACTACTGGTGGCCTTCGAGCAAACGACTCAAGGAAATGCTCCCTCCTTCAATTCACTATGTCTATAACAATGTGCTTAACTGGAACGGCGTTTCAATTGGAGGCACACGGCTATGGGATTCGAATGAATACAGTTTCGATGAGATCATTGAGCAGATAGAAAACCCCTTGGAAAAGAAAAAAACCAAAGAAGAAATTGCAGAAGAAAAACTCCAAGCGGTTAAAATTTTTGATCGAGAGCTCGACCGACTTAGACTCAGCCTTTCTCAACTCGATCAAAATGCCAAATTGCGCATTGCAATGACCCATTACCCACCAATTAGTCATGATCTCAAAGATTCGCGTACTTCAAAAATCTTAGAAACTTACAATGTCAATTATTGCGTATTTGGTCATCTGCACAATGTGAAAAAAAATGCGCCCATTTTTGGGGAAAAGAATCAAATTTTATACGTGTTTGCTTCAGCAGATTATCTAGGATTTGATCCCCTTATGCTGGCGACAGTGTAA
- a CDS encoding zinc ribbon domain-containing protein, with the protein MKQVDRTKVCWSCEADVSYEATYCPFCGTDLLTSTIEPKEEQPRQDERFSTQSLEESLASLYKPPYSVRNKQGLGVPDEREEPSFKQVKPPREDPLFQTYDPPKAKEPIQPPPQPKAITEEKGSERGGVLPLLLLSIGINLSLLGLLILLFSKEGVVNLQWSSHYWFIYLLIGLPTTYFGVRSLKQLL; encoded by the coding sequence ATGAAACAAGTCGACCGGACAAAAGTCTGCTGGAGTTGCGAAGCAGATGTGAGCTATGAAGCAACGTATTGTCCTTTTTGTGGAACAGATCTTTTAACTTCTACTATTGAACCCAAAGAAGAACAGCCAAGACAAGATGAGCGTTTTTCCACACAATCGCTTGAAGAGAGTTTGGCCTCTCTTTACAAACCTCCCTATTCTGTGCGAAATAAACAAGGGCTTGGTGTTCCTGATGAACGGGAAGAACCTTCTTTTAAACAGGTCAAACCTCCAAGGGAAGATCCCTTGTTTCAAACCTATGATCCTCCTAAGGCCAAAGAACCGATCCAACCCCCACCACAACCAAAAGCAATCACAGAAGAAAAAGGAAGTGAGAGAGGAGGCGTTTTGCCGCTTCTCCTTCTGTCTATTGGTATCAATCTTTCTCTTTTGGGATTACTCATTTTACTTTTTTCAAAAGAAGGAGTGGTGAATCTTCAATGGAGTTCCCACTATTGGTTTATATATTTATTAATTGGGCTTCCAACAACTTATTTTGGAGTGAGATCTCTCAAACAACTTCTTTGA
- the lpdA gene encoding dihydrolipoyl dehydrogenase — MAEKQKFDIAVIGAGPGGYVAAIKAAQMGRKVALIEKQYLGGTCLNVGCIPSKALLSNAQTLQTIKHAKDFGIEVGKVSFDYSKMKKRKDQVVEKIRSSLGGLIKSNGITIFNGHAEFTAPNELKVRGEDNVMIQAEKIIIATGSEPVDIPAFPCDHKLIRNSTSILELTELPKSIAIIGGGYIGCEFASLFVELGVKVTIIEALSSIVELQGKVISEHLTKAFKTQGIDIKTNTAVEKIDKKKDGVVIHLKGGDTLESDMAVVSVGRRLNSEGLGLEKAGVAVGPRGAIEVNDKLETSAAGIYAIGDITAIAMLAHVASHQGLVAAANACGQEARMHYRAIPAVIFTSPEIATVGLTAEKALEEGYQISVGTYPFQALGKSIATNAVEGFAQVISDKKTGEILGAQVVGHEASVLIAEMALAINNELTLDCVIDTIHAHPTVPEAWLEAALLANETPIHFPPKITKR, encoded by the coding sequence ATGGCCGAAAAACAAAAATTTGACATTGCTGTTATCGGAGCGGGACCAGGCGGATATGTTGCTGCTATTAAAGCTGCTCAAATGGGACGAAAGGTCGCACTCATCGAAAAGCAATACCTTGGCGGAACTTGTCTCAATGTTGGATGTATCCCTTCCAAAGCCCTTCTATCAAATGCACAAACTCTGCAAACCATTAAACATGCAAAAGACTTCGGGATCGAAGTGGGTAAAGTTTCGTTTGATTATTCAAAAATGAAAAAGAGAAAAGATCAAGTTGTTGAAAAAATTCGCTCGAGTTTAGGTGGTTTGATCAAGTCAAATGGCATCACGATTTTTAACGGTCATGCCGAATTTACAGCTCCAAATGAGCTCAAAGTCCGTGGCGAAGACAATGTAATGATTCAAGCAGAAAAAATTATCATTGCAACAGGATCAGAACCTGTTGATATCCCAGCTTTCCCTTGTGATCACAAACTCATTCGCAATTCGACTTCGATTTTAGAATTGACCGAGCTTCCCAAATCGATTGCAATCATTGGGGGTGGCTATATTGGATGCGAATTTGCCTCTCTTTTTGTTGAACTTGGCGTTAAAGTGACCATTATCGAAGCCTTATCATCTATCGTCGAACTCCAAGGAAAAGTGATTTCAGAACACTTAACCAAAGCATTTAAAACACAAGGCATCGACATTAAAACCAACACAGCTGTTGAAAAAATCGATAAGAAAAAAGATGGCGTTGTCATCCATTTAAAAGGGGGCGATACGTTAGAAAGCGATATGGCCGTTGTTTCTGTTGGCAGACGGCTGAACTCTGAAGGACTTGGTCTTGAAAAAGCTGGAGTTGCAGTGGGTCCACGAGGTGCGATCGAAGTCAATGACAAGCTTGAAACAAGTGCTGCTGGAATTTACGCAATTGGCGACATTACAGCGATTGCAATGCTTGCACACGTCGCCTCTCACCAAGGACTCGTTGCTGCAGCAAACGCATGTGGGCAAGAAGCGAGAATGCACTACCGCGCCATTCCTGCTGTGATCTTTACAAGTCCTGAAATTGCAACTGTCGGGTTGACCGCTGAAAAGGCCTTGGAAGAAGGGTATCAAATCAGCGTCGGAACCTATCCATTCCAAGCCCTTGGCAAATCGATCGCAACAAATGCAGTAGAGGGGTTTGCTCAAGTCATTTCTGACAAGAAAACTGGAGAGATCTTAGGAGCACAAGTCGTTGGACATGAGGCTTCTGTTTTGATTGCTGAGATGGCACTTGCGATAAACAACGAACTCACACTAGACTGCGTCATAGATACCATTCACGCGCACCCAACGGTGCCGGAAGCGTGGCTTGAAGCGGCACTCCTTGCAAATGAGACGCCGATTCACTTCCCGCCGAAGATTACAAAACGGTAA
- a CDS encoding transposase — protein MEQHGFIYKRPKKVPGKLDPEKQKAFIEKYKELKESLRAGEEIYFADAVHPEDQSQAVCGWIKKGTQKTLQTSGKQLRLHFAGAICLTGMQIFTKKYEAIDAGAMINFLNELETWSSASMIHIILDNARSNKKQKVR, from the coding sequence CTGGAGCAGCATGGTTTTATTTATAAACGCCCTAAGAAAGTGCCTGGAAAATTAGACCCAGAAAAACAAAAAGCATTTATTGAGAAATATAAAGAATTAAAAGAAAGCTTGCGGGCCGGAGAAGAAATTTATTTTGCAGATGCAGTGCACCCAGAAGATCAGTCTCAAGCGGTCTGTGGATGGATTAAAAAAGGGACACAAAAAACACTGCAAACTTCAGGGAAGCAATTACGTTTGCACTTCGCTGGAGCCATTTGCCTTACGGGCATGCAAATTTTTACAAAAAAGTATGAGGCGATAGATGCAGGAGCGATGATTAATTTTCTTAATGAATTAGAAACTTGGTCAAGTGCTTCTATGATTCATATCATCTTAGATAATGCTAGGTCGAATAAAAAACAAAAAGTTAGATGA
- a CDS encoding OPT family oligopeptide transporter: MKDHLSDFKPFVASTERQKEFSWRAIILGIILSVFFAIGNAYLGLKVGMTISASIPAAVMSMAILRAFFRNVSILENNIVQTVAAVGEGLAAGVIFTIPALFILGDKPPILNIFLLAVLGGILGVLFMIPMRRYIIVQEHGILPFPEGTACAEILKAGEKSQPNAILALWGIIIGALYKTLNGAFYLWNETMNFVIKPYEKAVFGMDGTPALLGVGYIIGPRISAVLFAGGALGWWVLIPLIKMFGEGMTTVFPATTPISQMESIDIWSNYIRYIGAGAVAAGGLITLFRIIPVIRRTMIEMLREVFHLFKMKKRDVERTDHDISLSYLLLGSLAIIIALWAFPGFHLNIVTIILLVVLGFFFVAVTSITVGIVGSSSSPVSGMTITTLLITCLILLGLGWTSRVYLLGAITMSAVANIAIALGSTTSQDLKTGFLLGATPRSQQIAEIIGLFLPAIAIGFTIYLLDDVYKFGSTKLPAPQATLMALIAKGVIQQQLPLTLVIIGVVLGFLVYFMRVSVLAFAIGLYLPISLSTSVMFGGLIHLIFEHFSKDEKSLGRGILMASGLVAGDACMGVIIALLAVLGWIPASKPGLLSDWFSLAFFIVLSLFLGFISYKKFKAK, encoded by the coding sequence ATGAAAGACCACCTCTCAGACTTCAAACCTTTTGTTGCTTCTACCGAGCGCCAAAAAGAGTTTTCATGGCGTGCCATCATTTTAGGAATCATTCTTAGCGTCTTTTTCGCGATCGGAAATGCTTATCTGGGATTGAAAGTAGGAATGACCATTTCTGCATCTATTCCTGCTGCAGTCATGTCTATGGCCATTTTACGCGCTTTTTTCCGCAACGTCTCGATATTAGAAAATAACATCGTGCAGACTGTGGCAGCTGTCGGTGAAGGATTAGCCGCTGGAGTGATCTTCACGATTCCAGCCCTTTTCATCCTTGGGGATAAGCCTCCAATACTTAATATCTTTCTCCTTGCCGTTTTAGGAGGAATTCTCGGCGTCTTATTCATGATCCCCATGCGTCGTTACATCATTGTACAAGAACACGGAATCCTCCCTTTCCCTGAAGGAACCGCTTGTGCCGAAATTTTAAAAGCAGGAGAAAAAAGCCAACCTAACGCCATTCTTGCCCTTTGGGGCATCATCATTGGAGCTCTTTACAAAACTCTCAATGGGGCATTCTATCTCTGGAATGAAACGATGAACTTTGTCATCAAACCCTATGAAAAAGCTGTTTTTGGAATGGATGGCACTCCAGCTTTACTTGGTGTCGGGTATATCATCGGTCCACGCATTTCAGCTGTCCTTTTTGCAGGCGGCGCTCTTGGCTGGTGGGTTTTAATTCCTCTAATCAAGATGTTTGGTGAAGGAATGACCACTGTCTTCCCAGCAACAACACCTATCTCGCAAATGGAATCCATAGATATCTGGTCCAATTACATCCGATACATTGGAGCTGGAGCCGTCGCGGCAGGAGGATTGATCACTTTGTTTCGCATCATTCCCGTGATCCGACGCACTATGATCGAAATGCTTCGAGAGGTCTTTCACCTCTTCAAAATGAAAAAAAGAGACGTAGAAAGAACTGATCACGATATTTCACTTTCGTATCTATTACTTGGATCACTTGCGATTATCATTGCTCTTTGGGCATTCCCTGGATTTCACTTAAACATTGTGACTATCATTCTCTTAGTGGTCTTAGGATTTTTCTTTGTCGCTGTCACTTCTATCACAGTCGGAATTGTTGGAAGCTCATCGAGCCCTGTCTCAGGGATGACAATCACAACTCTCCTCATCACCTGCCTCATTCTCTTAGGACTAGGATGGACCTCGCGCGTCTATCTCTTAGGAGCGATTACCATGAGCGCTGTTGCCAATATCGCCATTGCTCTTGGCTCAACAACATCTCAGGATTTGAAAACCGGTTTCTTGCTAGGCGCAACTCCTCGCTCTCAGCAAATTGCTGAAATTATCGGACTTTTTCTTCCGGCAATTGCCATTGGTTTTACTATTTACCTTCTTGATGACGTATACAAATTCGGAAGTACCAAACTTCCAGCTCCACAAGCCACTTTAATGGCGCTGATTGCAAAGGGTGTTATTCAACAGCAGTTGCCGCTTACCTTAGTGATCATTGGAGTTGTCCTTGGGTTTCTCGTCTATTTTATGCGCGTTTCTGTCCTCGCATTCGCCATCGGACTTTACCTTCCTATATCACTTAGTACAAGTGTCATGTTTGGAGGGCTTATCCACTTAATTTTTGAGCACTTTTCAAAGGATGAAAAGTCATTAGGGCGAGGCATTCTGATGGCATCCGGTCTCGTTGCTGGAGATGCTTGTATGGGAGTGATCATAGCCCTCTTAGCTGTCTTAGGGTGGATCCCAGCTTCAAAACCAGGTTTACTAAGTGATTGGTTTAGCTTAGCTTTCTTTATCGTCCTCAGCCTCTTCCTCGGTTTCATATCTTACAAAAAATTTAAAGCTAAGTAG
- a CDS encoding sugar phosphate nucleotidyltransferase: MVNTRKKRSDPTARVACIILAGGQGSRLYPLTSKRCKPAVSFGGRYRLIDIPISNSLNSNMNNIFVISQYFSSGINQHIKDTYQLDQFQGGSLTLLNPEERPGEEKIWYDGTADAVRKNLEHLTKLPIDYFLILSGDQLYNMDLEAMVAFAREKDADLTIAALPVSEGDAPRLGLLNIDDDATIIDFHEKPKDPEILDRFQLSEAFIQAQEIKGIKLPCFLASMGIYVFKKDVLIHLLQDNPGEDFGKHLIPTQLKQGRTCAFLHQGYWEDIGTISSFYQANMALTTCSLGLDFYNEVLPIYAHNHYLPGARLAASKIQHSIVCDGSIIEADEIVSSVIGVRSVIESGTVIHESILLGNEYYTAATPDESVKFHVGKNCTIKKAIIDENVIIGNNVTLVNEKNLDTYDGNGVFIRDGVIIVTSGAHIPDNFKL; this comes from the coding sequence ATGGTCAATACGAGAAAAAAACGCTCAGACCCTACGGCCCGAGTTGCTTGCATCATTTTAGCTGGAGGACAAGGAAGTCGTCTCTATCCTCTCACATCAAAACGGTGTAAACCCGCTGTAAGTTTTGGAGGAAGATATCGCCTAATCGACATTCCGATTTCGAACTCTCTTAACTCCAATATGAACAACATCTTTGTCATTTCTCAGTATTTTTCTTCAGGCATCAATCAACACATTAAAGACACCTATCAACTCGACCAATTTCAAGGAGGCTCATTAACTCTCCTCAACCCAGAAGAACGTCCTGGTGAAGAAAAAATCTGGTATGACGGAACAGCCGATGCCGTTCGTAAAAATTTAGAGCATCTGACTAAACTTCCTATTGATTACTTTCTTATTCTTTCAGGAGATCAGCTTTACAACATGGATTTAGAAGCAATGGTCGCGTTTGCAAGAGAAAAAGACGCCGATCTTACGATTGCTGCTCTTCCCGTTTCAGAAGGAGACGCCCCTCGCTTGGGATTACTGAATATTGACGACGATGCAACTATTATTGATTTCCACGAAAAACCCAAAGATCCTGAAATTCTCGATCGCTTCCAACTTTCTGAAGCCTTTATACAAGCCCAAGAAATTAAAGGAATTAAACTGCCGTGCTTTCTTGCCTCAATGGGCATTTACGTCTTTAAGAAGGATGTTCTCATTCACCTTCTTCAAGATAATCCAGGAGAAGATTTTGGGAAGCACTTGATTCCTACTCAACTTAAGCAAGGCAGAACTTGCGCGTTTCTGCATCAAGGATACTGGGAAGATATCGGAACCATTTCTTCATTTTATCAAGCCAACATGGCTCTAACAACTTGCAGTCTCGGTCTCGATTTCTACAACGAAGTGCTTCCAATTTACGCACACAATCATTACTTGCCAGGCGCCCGTCTAGCTGCATCTAAGATTCAGCATTCGATTGTTTGTGACGGATCGATTATTGAAGCTGATGAAATAGTAAGCAGTGTGATCGGTGTCCGTTCTGTCATTGAATCCGGAACAGTCATTCACGAGTCGATCCTCCTCGGAAATGAATATTACACTGCAGCCACTCCCGACGAATCTGTCAAATTCCACGTGGGGAAAAATTGTACAATCAAGAAGGCCATCATTGATGAAAATGTCATCATTGGCAACAACGTCACTCTCGTCAACGAGAAAAACCTCGATACCTATGATGGGAACGGAGTCTTCATCCGAGATGGTGTCATCATCGTCACTAGCGGCGCACATATCCCCGATAATTTTAAGCTGTAA
- the lipA gene encoding lipoyl synthase: MTTNELFDNRPKNRKINRLPENPQQTSKGRFPSWLHRKLPRGSALVETNKVLKKNGLNTVCEEAKCPNRLECYSNHTATFLALGKECTRACGFCDIDFSKNPKLPEKDEPERIAQSVVELGLEHVVITMVARDDLADQGAAHIAEIIQAIRAKKPSSTIEVLTSDFSGNEKALDLVIKAQPEIFNHNIETVRRLTPRVRHKAMYDRTLSVLRYVKGKVPFVKSGIMVGLGEREEEVEETIDDLYAAGCDIITIGQYLQPNHNKINVKSFVTPEQFKVYENYGHRIGVKYMYSGPFVRSSYNARLLKDKVFQEKES; the protein is encoded by the coding sequence ATGACAACAAACGAGCTTTTTGATAACCGGCCCAAAAACCGGAAGATCAATCGCCTTCCAGAAAATCCACAGCAAACGTCTAAAGGACGTTTCCCCAGTTGGCTGCACCGCAAACTGCCGCGCGGAAGCGCTCTTGTTGAAACCAATAAGGTCTTGAAAAAAAATGGATTAAACACCGTTTGCGAAGAAGCAAAATGCCCCAACCGTCTTGAATGTTACTCGAACCATACTGCCACCTTCTTAGCGCTTGGAAAAGAGTGCACTCGCGCCTGCGGTTTTTGCGATATCGACTTTTCTAAAAATCCCAAGCTCCCCGAAAAAGATGAACCCGAAAGAATTGCTCAATCTGTTGTAGAACTGGGGCTGGAACATGTCGTCATCACGATGGTGGCACGGGACGATCTTGCCGATCAGGGGGCTGCTCACATTGCTGAAATTATCCAAGCCATTCGAGCGAAAAAGCCTTCAAGCACAATTGAAGTTCTGACATCTGACTTTTCAGGAAACGAAAAGGCCCTTGACCTCGTCATAAAGGCCCAGCCTGAAATCTTTAACCACAATATCGAAACGGTGCGTCGACTCACTCCCCGAGTCCGTCATAAAGCAATGTACGATCGAACCCTTTCCGTTCTTCGGTATGTCAAAGGCAAAGTCCCCTTCGTAAAATCAGGGATCATGGTCGGATTGGGTGAACGTGAAGAAGAAGTCGAGGAAACCATTGATGACCTCTACGCTGCGGGATGTGACATCATTACGATAGGGCAATACCTGCAACCTAACCACAACAAAATCAATGTAAAGTCGTTTGTCACGCCTGAGCAGTTTAAGGTTTACGAAAACTATGGACACCGGATTGGGGTGAAGTACATGTACTCGGGTCCATTTGTGCGCTCAAGTTACAACGCGCGCTTACTCAAAGATAAAGTGTTCCAAGAAAAAGAGAGTTGA
- a CDS encoding peroxiredoxin family protein — MKGLHIWIPIFIIFAITALGLKLSQTFSPSCFACSTQSPYLTMMGSAYFITILLLFIFYPKFPPPQLTKFGLLGACCIALILTYLRASNPCPHCLIAHACNIVIWTLWLIASNIKDLSTLKHRLSSSLLSTCGAFALVTSLHFIFPSSLLKQKDIASIFPAQSTAEIHIINFVSPNCAYCKEQLSLLDNAAMQLRHLPYRFTNVTVSSIEELSPLASHTQWVEDQEMKLHQLFHVTGYPTMYIVDRDGKVTHVFRGASDEIGSFLLNIMK, encoded by the coding sequence ATGAAAGGGCTCCATATTTGGATTCCAATATTCATCATTTTTGCAATAACAGCCCTGGGATTAAAGCTATCCCAAACTTTCTCTCCATCATGTTTTGCTTGCTCAACTCAGAGCCCCTACCTAACAATGATGGGTAGTGCTTATTTTATTACGATTCTCCTCCTATTCATATTCTATCCCAAGTTTCCTCCCCCGCAACTTACTAAATTTGGATTGCTAGGAGCTTGCTGTATCGCACTCATACTAACTTATCTTAGAGCTTCCAATCCGTGTCCTCATTGTTTGATTGCTCATGCATGCAACATTGTCATCTGGACCCTTTGGTTGATCGCTTCAAACATAAAAGACCTCTCTACATTAAAACACCGTTTATCTTCATCGCTTCTCTCAACATGTGGGGCTTTCGCGCTAGTGACCAGCTTGCATTTTATCTTTCCCTCCTCCCTCCTCAAACAAAAAGACATTGCTTCTATTTTCCCGGCTCAATCAACTGCAGAGATCCACATTATTAACTTTGTTTCACCCAATTGTGCCTATTGTAAAGAGCAGCTCTCCTTACTGGACAACGCTGCGATGCAACTTCGCCACCTTCCCTATCGCTTCACCAATGTGACAGTTTCTTCTATCGAAGAACTCTCTCCACTAGCTTCGCATACACAGTGGGTAGAAGATCAAGAAATGAAACTTCACCAACTCTTCCATGTCACAGGATATCCGACCATGTATATTGTTGATAGGGATGGGAAAGTGACTCATGTCTTCCGCGGTGCTTCTGATGAGATCGGATCATTCCTTCTCAACATTATGAAATAG